In Picosynechococcus sp. PCC 7002, the following are encoded in one genomic region:
- a CDS encoding transglycosylase domain-containing protein: MSQPLEDNTNQLQSGSQPGASSDHDLQGAERVAMDGGELPQTITDNGASPQKPQRKSKRRRWRLWLLAGLVLGVGSGSFLIYRGWQELEALVPENVDEILIYTRPGTLTIQAADGSVIEEVGPVSHDRVKIWAVPTTLTEAFIASEDRRFYEHFGVDLQGVARAAYMNFRAGRVVEGGSSITQQVARIVFLNQEMTLARKVKEMRLATKLEEQFSKEQILESYLNLVYLGSGAYGVSDAAWVYFGKNLEELTLGETAMIAGLAPAPSLYSPFVNLQAATVRRDQVLERMWEEGYISQTEYETAIATPIETNRQTPQRLLRKYPYFADYVKAELKRYLSPEQLETGSFVIETTLNPQWQEWSEAVVAEGITNYGRYQRFEQAAMVSIDPRSGQIKTMVGGLDFENNQYNRVTQAQRQPGSTFKMFVYAAAIASGMSPNATYVDQEFAIDGYRPKNYSGTVSNQAVSLTEALTKSINTIALSVMLDVGWDPIINLAHRMGVESEMKPTYSLALGAWEVNLLELTAAYGTLANGGAYQPVYGISRILDRNGKVVYQANRKPIQAIDSDSAAIMTYMLRNVVSSGTGSQANIGRPVAGKTGTSDQARDLWFIGYIPQMVTGVWLGNDDNKPTWGASSTAARLWGDAMRQIAAAMTVEDFPKLPNLNNRVGSIAAEPIQGGAKKTQVVATDTEEKTSTTNSEAQETTEASSDERPTSEAAATTPTNNDNKAVVDNEIKPPAPAFDFTDPADTVPPLAPLPSNNRPASIATPPSPPAAPRPAPTNVDVPAPPVIQKKETAP, encoded by the coding sequence GTGTCTCAACCCCTAGAAGACAACACCAATCAATTGCAGAGTGGGTCACAACCTGGGGCTAGCTCTGACCATGACTTACAAGGTGCTGAAAGGGTAGCCATGGACGGGGGAGAATTACCACAAACCATTACAGATAACGGCGCATCACCCCAAAAGCCACAGCGAAAATCAAAAAGACGACGTTGGCGGCTTTGGCTATTGGCGGGACTTGTGCTTGGGGTTGGCAGCGGCAGTTTTCTCATCTACCGGGGCTGGCAGGAACTAGAGGCACTGGTGCCGGAAAATGTCGATGAAATCTTAATTTATACACGTCCTGGCACCCTTACCATTCAAGCAGCAGATGGCAGTGTCATTGAAGAGGTGGGGCCTGTTTCCCATGACCGGGTCAAAATCTGGGCCGTACCAACGACTTTAACCGAGGCGTTTATTGCCAGTGAAGACCGACGCTTCTATGAGCATTTTGGGGTGGATTTACAGGGGGTCGCACGGGCCGCCTACATGAACTTTCGGGCAGGCAGAGTCGTAGAAGGGGGCAGTAGCATTACGCAGCAGGTGGCGCGTATTGTCTTTTTGAACCAGGAAATGACCCTAGCGCGTAAGGTCAAGGAAATGCGCTTGGCGACGAAATTAGAAGAACAGTTCTCCAAGGAGCAGATCCTAGAAAGTTATCTAAATTTAGTTTATCTAGGCTCCGGGGCCTATGGTGTCTCGGATGCGGCTTGGGTTTATTTTGGTAAAAATTTAGAAGAACTGACCCTAGGGGAAACGGCGATGATTGCGGGTTTAGCGCCAGCCCCCAGTTTATATTCACCGTTTGTTAATCTCCAGGCGGCGACAGTACGGCGGGATCAGGTGCTAGAGCGGATGTGGGAAGAGGGTTATATTTCCCAGACCGAGTATGAAACGGCGATCGCCACCCCCATTGAAACGAATCGGCAAACGCCCCAACGTTTACTGCGCAAATACCCCTATTTTGCTGATTATGTGAAGGCAGAACTGAAACGGTACCTTTCCCCAGAGCAGTTGGAAACGGGCAGTTTTGTCATTGAAACGACCTTAAATCCTCAATGGCAGGAGTGGTCAGAGGCGGTTGTAGCGGAAGGAATTACGAACTACGGGCGTTATCAACGCTTTGAACAGGCGGCGATGGTGAGCATCGATCCCCGCAGTGGCCAGATTAAAACGATGGTTGGGGGTTTAGATTTTGAAAATAATCAATATAACCGCGTCACCCAAGCCCAACGGCAACCTGGTTCAACCTTCAAAATGTTTGTCTATGCAGCGGCGATTGCCTCTGGGATGTCTCCCAATGCAACCTACGTTGACCAAGAATTTGCCATTGATGGCTACCGTCCGAAGAACTATTCCGGTACCGTCAGCAATCAAGCTGTTTCCCTCACAGAAGCCCTGACAAAATCGATCAATACCATCGCCTTGAGTGTGATGCTTGATGTGGGTTGGGACCCGATCATTAATCTCGCCCACCGCATGGGCGTTGAATCAGAGATGAAGCCCACCTATTCCCTAGCTCTGGGGGCCTGGGAAGTAAATTTACTAGAGCTAACCGCCGCCTATGGCACCCTCGCAAATGGTGGCGCTTATCAGCCTGTGTATGGCATTAGTCGAATCCTTGATCGCAATGGCAAGGTCGTTTACCAAGCGAACCGCAAACCGATCCAAGCTATCGATTCTGATAGTGCCGCCATCATGACTTACATGCTGCGCAATGTCGTGAGTAGCGGTACCGGCAGCCAAGCGAATATTGGTCGTCCAGTGGCCGGGAAAACAGGCACCTCCGATCAGGCGCGAGACCTGTGGTTTATTGGTTACATCCCCCAAATGGTAACAGGGGTTTGGCTCGGCAATGACGATAATAAACCCACCTGGGGAGCCAGTAGTACAGCGGCGCGCCTTTGGGGTGATGCAATGCGTCAAATTGCGGCGGCCATGACGGTGGAAGATTTTCCCAAATTACCAAATTTGAATAATCGCGTCGGTTCTATTGCCGCAGAACCAATCCAAGGAGGCGCGAAAAAAACGCAGGTCGTTGCCACAGATACAGAAGAAAAAACCAGCACCACAAATTCAGAAGCACAAGAGACCACGGAAGCATCCTCTGATGAGCGCCCAACCTCAGAGGCAGCGGCGACAACACCGACGAACAATGATAATAAAGCTGTGGTCGACAATGAAATTAAACCCCCAGCACCGGCCTTTGACTTCACTGATCCGGCGGATACTGTGCCTCCCCTTGCCCCCTTACCGAGTAATAATCGACCTGCATCCATCGCAACGCCACCGAGTCCGCCGGCGGCCCCAAGACCAGCTCCTACGAATGTTGATGTGCCGGCTCCCCCTGTTATTCAGAAGAAGGAAACAGCTCCCTAG
- the rppA gene encoding two-component system response regulator RppA, with protein MRILLVDDERELRGALSQVLQREGHTVALAETGQQGLELACDQEYDLLILDWMLPQYSGVEICQRVRSLGRTTPILFLTAKDTVDDRVSGLDAGADDYLVKPFELRELLARVRALLRRSPGGEPPNRLRIADLELDVANQMAYRAGRAIRLSDRELQLLSYFMEHPAQLLTHEQIYQHLWQDGDESPSSNVLAALVRLLRRKVEAKGDRPLIHTIYGKGYYFGEQNT; from the coding sequence ATGCGCATTTTGTTGGTAGACGATGAACGGGAATTACGGGGCGCCCTGAGCCAAGTGCTCCAACGGGAAGGGCATACCGTAGCATTGGCAGAAACTGGCCAGCAGGGGTTAGAACTGGCCTGTGATCAAGAGTATGATCTACTGATTTTGGATTGGATGTTGCCGCAATATTCGGGGGTTGAAATCTGCCAACGGGTGCGATCGCTAGGCCGCACAACGCCTATTTTATTTTTAACGGCCAAGGATACGGTGGACGACCGGGTTTCTGGTCTGGATGCTGGTGCCGATGATTATTTAGTCAAGCCCTTTGAGTTGCGGGAACTGCTGGCCCGGGTGCGGGCGTTATTAAGGCGATCGCCAGGGGGAGAACCACCTAATCGTTTAAGAATTGCCGATCTCGAATTAGATGTGGCCAACCAAATGGCCTACCGTGCTGGCCGGGCTATCCGCCTCTCGGATCGGGAGTTGCAACTCCTGAGCTATTTTATGGAGCACCCGGCTCAACTTCTGACCCACGAGCAAATTTATCAACACCTCTGGCAAGATGGCGATGAATCTCCTAGCAGTAATGTGCTGGCGGCTCTGGTACGCTTGCTACGACGCAAGGTAGAAGCAAAAGGCGATCGCCCTCTAATCCACACCATTTACGGAAAAGGATATTACTTTGGCGAGCAGAATACCTAG
- a CDS encoding DUF4278 domain-containing protein: MKLTYRGVSYDSLPATLEVTEGDILGRYRGQTVRRHCVTQTVDRPDVESVLLHYRGGTYAIQQPVVKATAQQQQEAAAAACPVRVPQLSKLMGQDARRVHLENMRRSLERRIRTAQAQGDEQLITLLQQESNALSSV, from the coding sequence ATGAAATTGACATATCGTGGTGTTTCCTATGATTCTCTTCCCGCAACCTTAGAAGTGACAGAAGGGGATATCTTAGGTCGTTATCGTGGACAAACGGTGCGGCGACACTGTGTAACGCAAACAGTTGATCGTCCGGATGTTGAGTCAGTACTCCTCCACTATCGGGGTGGCACCTACGCGATTCAGCAACCTGTGGTTAAAGCGACGGCCCAACAGCAACAGGAAGCGGCCGCTGCAGCTTGTCCGGTACGAGTCCCACAGCTCTCTAAATTAATGGGTCAAGACGCCCGGCGTGTGCACCTGGAAAATATGCGTCGCAGCTTAGAACGGCGGATCCGCACGGCCCAAGCCCAGGGGGACGAACAACTGATTACCCTGCTGCAACAGGAGTCTAATGCTTTATCCTCGGTTTAA
- a CDS encoding ATP-dependent Clp protease ATP-binding subunit, which translates to MFERFTEKAIKVIMLAQEEARRLGHNFVGTEQILLGLIGEGTGVAAKVLRSMGVNLKDARIEVEKIIGRGSGFVAVEIPFTPRAKRVLELSLEEARQLGHNYIGTEHLLLGLIREGEGVAARVLENLGVDLSKVRTQVIRMLGETAEVAAGGGSSRSNKTPTLDEFGSNLTQLAKDGKLDPVVGRQNEIERVIQILGRRTKNNPVLIGEPGVGKTAIAEGLAQRISNGDVPDILEEKRVVTLDIGLLVAGTKYRGEFEERLKKIMDEIRQAGNVILVIDEVHTLIGAGAAEGAIDAANILKPALARGELQCIGATTLDEYRKHIERDAALERRFQPVMVGEPSVEETIEILFGLRERYEQHHKLKILDEALDAAAKLADRYISDRFLPDKAIDLIDEAGSRVRLINSQLPPEAKELDKELRDVLKQKDEAVRSQDFDKAGELRDREMEIKTEIRAIAASQKEKNSDIDAVVDAEEIAHIVASWTGVPLNKLTESESTKLLNMEDTLHQRLIGQEDAVKAVSRAIRRARVGLKNPNRPIASFVFSGPTGVGKTELTKALAAYFFGSEDAMIRLDMSEFMERHTVSKLIGSPPGYVGYNEGGQLTEAVRRRPYTVILFDEIEKAHPDIFNMLLQILEDGRLTDAKGRTVDFKNTLIILTSNIGSKVIEKGGGGLGFEFGEDAAESQYNRIRSLVNEELKQYFRPEFLNRLDEIIVFRQLNKEEVKEISEILLKDVFKRLTEQEIELQVTDKFKERLVEEGYNPSYGARPLRRAIMRLLEDVLAEEILSGRVGSGDTAIVDINEEGKVAVSKAAKPLELAKQPG; encoded by the coding sequence ATGTTTGAACGCTTCACAGAAAAAGCTATTAAGGTGATTATGCTCGCCCAAGAGGAAGCGCGTCGCCTTGGTCATAACTTCGTTGGTACGGAGCAAATCCTCCTCGGTCTCATTGGTGAGGGGACTGGCGTTGCCGCTAAGGTACTCCGGTCTATGGGGGTTAATCTCAAGGATGCCCGCATTGAGGTAGAGAAAATTATTGGACGGGGTTCTGGCTTTGTGGCCGTTGAAATTCCGTTCACGCCCAGGGCAAAACGAGTTTTAGAACTCTCCCTCGAAGAAGCTCGCCAATTAGGTCATAACTATATTGGTACGGAGCATTTGTTACTAGGCTTAATCCGTGAAGGGGAAGGAGTTGCTGCCAGAGTCCTCGAAAATTTAGGGGTTGACCTCTCCAAGGTGCGTACCCAAGTAATCCGGATGCTCGGTGAGACCGCAGAAGTCGCAGCGGGTGGCGGTTCTTCCCGGAGTAATAAGACACCGACCCTAGATGAATTTGGCTCAAATCTGACCCAACTGGCAAAAGATGGCAAACTTGATCCCGTCGTTGGTCGTCAAAATGAAATTGAACGGGTGATTCAAATCCTCGGGCGCCGCACGAAAAATAATCCGGTACTGATTGGCGAACCAGGGGTCGGGAAAACGGCGATCGCCGAAGGTCTTGCCCAAAGAATTTCCAATGGGGATGTACCTGACATCCTCGAAGAAAAGCGCGTTGTCACCCTCGACATTGGTTTGCTGGTTGCGGGCACGAAATACCGGGGTGAATTTGAAGAACGCCTCAAAAAAATCATGGACGAAATTCGCCAAGCCGGGAATGTGATCCTGGTGATTGACGAAGTCCATACCCTAATCGGTGCGGGTGCTGCGGAAGGGGCGATCGATGCCGCCAATATCCTCAAGCCTGCCCTCGCCCGTGGTGAACTGCAATGTATCGGTGCCACCACCCTTGATGAATATCGCAAACACATCGAGCGGGATGCGGCCCTTGAGCGGCGTTTCCAGCCCGTCATGGTCGGTGAACCCTCAGTCGAAGAAACTATTGAGATTCTCTTTGGTCTGCGGGAACGCTATGAACAGCACCACAAGCTGAAAATTTTGGATGAAGCCCTCGATGCAGCGGCAAAATTAGCCGACCGTTACATCAGCGATCGCTTCTTGCCCGACAAAGCCATTGACTTAATCGATGAAGCGGGTTCCCGTGTTCGGTTGATCAATTCCCAACTGCCCCCCGAAGCGAAGGAACTCGATAAAGAATTGCGCGATGTCCTAAAGCAGAAGGATGAAGCGGTGCGCTCCCAAGACTTCGATAAAGCGGGTGAATTGCGCGATCGCGAAATGGAAATCAAAACCGAAATTCGGGCGATCGCCGCCAGCCAAAAAGAGAAAAATAGTGACATCGATGCCGTGGTTGATGCTGAAGAAATCGCCCACATCGTCGCCTCTTGGACAGGGGTTCCCCTCAACAAACTTACCGAGAGCGAATCCACCAAGCTTCTCAACATGGAAGACACCCTGCACCAGCGTCTCATTGGTCAGGAAGATGCCGTTAAAGCTGTATCTCGCGCCATTCGTCGGGCCCGTGTTGGCTTGAAAAACCCCAACCGTCCCATCGCCAGCTTTGTCTTCTCTGGCCCCACTGGGGTTGGTAAAACCGAATTAACCAAGGCTTTAGCTGCCTACTTCTTCGGTTCTGAAGATGCGATGATTCGCCTCGACATGTCTGAATTCATGGAACGGCACACTGTTTCTAAACTGATTGGTTCCCCTCCCGGATACGTCGGTTATAACGAAGGGGGTCAGTTAACCGAAGCCGTCCGTCGTCGTCCTTACACCGTTATTCTCTTTGACGAAATCGAGAAAGCCCACCCCGACATCTTCAACATGCTGCTGCAAATCCTTGAAGATGGACGCTTGACCGACGCGAAGGGGCGCACCGTGGACTTCAAGAACACCTTGATTATCCTGACCTCCAACATTGGCTCTAAGGTCATTGAGAAAGGTGGCGGTGGCCTCGGCTTCGAATTTGGCGAAGATGCGGCAGAATCCCAGTACAACCGGATCCGTTCCCTAGTCAACGAAGAACTCAAGCAATACTTCAGACCTGAATTCCTCAACCGTCTCGATGAGATTATTGTCTTCCGTCAACTTAACAAAGAAGAGGTTAAAGAAATCTCCGAAATCCTCCTTAAGGACGTCTTCAAGCGCCTGACTGAGCAGGAAATTGAGCTGCAAGTTACCGACAAGTTTAAGGAGCGACTCGTGGAAGAAGGCTACAACCCATCCTATGGTGCCCGTCCGTTACGTCGCGCGATTATGCGCCTGTTAGAGGATGTCCTTGCTGAGGAAATTCTTTCTGGCCGCGTTGGTTCTGGTGATACGGCGATCGTCGACATCAATGAAGAAGGTAAAGTGGCCGTCAGTAAAGCGGCAAAACCTTTGGAATTAGCCAAGCAACCTGGTTAA
- a CDS encoding DUF565 domain-containing protein, translating to MQRTRLNLLLGETLGQFTSFFQNPWRKMALLAIFLLFGNFVATVFPPAIGQAMAWDPIVAIGIIFLAEVSNFLYYRQGDRQTIAQKAATNPTAPQSRLLFQLMHVFKIGLLYGLTVSAVNVGS from the coding sequence ATGCAACGTACCCGACTCAATCTCCTCCTGGGGGAAACCCTTGGGCAATTTACCAGTTTTTTTCAAAATCCATGGCGCAAGATGGCCTTGCTCGCCATTTTTCTCCTTTTTGGAAACTTTGTTGCGACGGTTTTTCCGCCGGCTATCGGCCAAGCCATGGCTTGGGATCCGATAGTTGCCATTGGGATCATTTTTTTGGCTGAAGTTAGTAATTTTCTCTACTACAGACAAGGCGATCGCCAAACCATTGCCCAAAAAGCGGCCACAAACCCTACTGCGCCCCAGAGCCGACTCTTATTTCAACTGATGCATGTCTTCAAAATTGGGCTGCTGTATGGCCTCACTGTTTCTGCCGTTAACGTCGGTTCGTAG
- a CDS encoding DUF3611 family protein: MKRDSYGALAGASIPAAILRASATLKLAGNIGFWVQIILGVVAALILLFASASLVGSDATNANQDIRFSQGSSFGLFCAAGGLIALIVSIFFFFRYKTIARLMLAGDSSLRPKKSYTIQTIKFGLLANLLGMMFAIIGAEAFVGLVLGKSLTIPQGAVFSNTSQLIQPKDLFIILANTHTIASHFTGIVIALWLLDRLNK, encoded by the coding sequence ATGAAACGTGATTCCTACGGTGCTTTAGCGGGCGCATCGATCCCCGCCGCCATCCTCAGAGCCTCGGCCACCCTCAAACTCGCCGGTAATATTGGCTTCTGGGTACAGATTATCCTCGGTGTTGTCGCAGCGCTAATTCTCCTCTTTGCCAGTGCGAGCCTAGTCGGCAGTGATGCCACCAACGCCAACCAAGATATTCGCTTTAGCCAGGGAAGCAGCTTTGGGCTATTCTGTGCCGCCGGCGGTCTCATTGCCCTCATCGTGAGTATCTTTTTCTTCTTCCGCTACAAAACCATTGCCCGACTGATGCTCGCGGGTGATAGCTCCCTCCGGCCCAAGAAATCCTACACCATTCAAACCATTAAATTTGGTCTCTTGGCTAACCTCCTGGGTATGATGTTTGCGATCATTGGTGCCGAAGCCTTTGTGGGGCTCGTCCTAGGGAAATCTTTGACCATTCCCCAGGGGGCCGTTTTTTCAAACACATCCCAGCTCATTCAACCGAAAGATTTATTTATTATCCTGGCGAATACCCACACGATCGCCTCCCATTTCACCGGGATTGTCATTGCCCTCTGGCTCCTCGATCGATTGAATAAATAA
- a CDS encoding YcjF family protein: protein MHPIRLTLFFIGLSIILGLMLWLVNSLYRLYLQVSFTAPFLANLLILVLIALIGLILWTFWRYFNLFGRKRKPRSPRKVVNYQPQLPTEKTEVAAANLRTIQQQVNQIQDKVVQKVLLNRSQEIQANFERQELQVAVFGTGSAGKTSLVNALIGQMVGNVEATMGTTQTGQTYRLKLKGVNRQILITDTPGILEAGEAGIQRDRLARELATNADLLIFVVDNDLRQSEYDPLCELAEIGKRSLLVFNKIDVYADADQQLIGDRLKEKVQHLITPQDVVLVCANPQPVELEDGEIFTPEPDVMPLVKRLAVVLRAEGDDLLADNLLLQSQRLGEEARKIIEHQRKKQAEQVIERYQWIGAGVIAVTPLPVVDMLATAAVNAQMVMEIGRVYGCEIDGDRGKELAVSLGKTLVSLGVVKGAVEILAKILQTNIATYLVGKAIQGVTAAYLTRIAGKSFIEYFCHDQDWGDGGITEVVQEQFKLSKKDEFVKDFVGDAILKVVNPFKEVWQIELEEDPELAELEWTAPQRRRRDEW, encoded by the coding sequence ATGCACCCGATTCGCCTCACCTTATTTTTCATTGGCCTGAGTATTATTCTGGGGCTGATGTTGTGGTTGGTGAATTCCCTCTATCGTCTCTATCTCCAGGTGTCCTTTACGGCGCCATTTCTGGCAAATCTGCTGATTTTGGTGCTTATTGCTTTAATTGGTTTAATTCTCTGGACGTTTTGGCGCTATTTCAACCTCTTTGGTCGCAAACGAAAACCGCGATCGCCCCGGAAAGTTGTCAATTACCAGCCCCAACTGCCCACGGAAAAAACAGAGGTGGCGGCGGCAAATCTACGCACCATTCAACAGCAAGTCAACCAAATCCAAGATAAAGTCGTCCAGAAAGTCCTCCTGAACCGTTCCCAGGAAATTCAGGCGAATTTTGAGCGCCAAGAGCTCCAGGTGGCTGTCTTTGGTACGGGATCAGCGGGCAAAACATCTTTGGTGAATGCTTTGATTGGGCAAATGGTGGGTAACGTCGAAGCGACCATGGGCACTACCCAGACCGGCCAGACCTATCGCCTGAAACTAAAAGGGGTGAATCGGCAGATTTTGATCACGGATACGCCGGGGATTCTAGAAGCGGGGGAAGCGGGCATTCAACGCGATCGCCTGGCGCGGGAGTTGGCAACCAATGCGGATCTGCTGATTTTCGTGGTGGATAACGATCTGCGGCAATCGGAATATGATCCCCTCTGTGAGCTGGCTGAAATTGGCAAGCGATCGCTGTTGGTGTTTAACAAAATCGACGTTTACGCAGACGCTGATCAACAATTAATTGGCGATCGCCTCAAGGAAAAAGTGCAACACCTGATCACTCCCCAGGACGTGGTTTTAGTCTGTGCCAATCCCCAACCCGTAGAACTAGAGGATGGCGAAATTTTTACCCCAGAGCCGGACGTGATGCCCCTAGTAAAGCGTTTAGCGGTGGTGCTGCGGGCTGAAGGGGATGATTTGTTAGCAGATAATCTCCTCCTACAATCCCAACGCCTGGGGGAAGAAGCCCGCAAAATCATTGAACACCAACGGAAAAAACAGGCCGAACAAGTGATCGAACGCTACCAGTGGATTGGTGCTGGAGTAATTGCTGTAACGCCTTTACCTGTGGTGGATATGTTGGCGACGGCGGCGGTAAATGCCCAGATGGTAATGGAAATTGGTCGGGTGTATGGCTGCGAAATCGATGGCGATCGCGGTAAAGAATTAGCCGTCTCCCTCGGCAAAACCCTCGTTAGTTTAGGGGTCGTTAAAGGGGCGGTGGAAATTCTTGCAAAAATTCTCCAAACAAACATTGCTACGTACCTCGTGGGCAAAGCAATCCAAGGGGTGACAGCCGCCTACCTCACGCGCATTGCGGGCAAAAGTTTCATTGAATATTTCTGCCATGACCAGGATTGGGGCGATGGCGGGATCACGGAAGTAGTGCAGGAACAGTTTAAGCTCAGTAAAAAAGATGAGTTTGTCAAAGATTTTGTCGGCGATGCAATTCTAAAAGTTGTCAATCCCTTTAAGGAAGTGTGGCAAATTGAACTGGAAGAAGACCCAGAGTTAGCGGAGTTGGAATGGACGGCACCCCAACGGCGACGGCGGGATGAATGGTAG
- a CDS encoding Rqc2 family fibronectin-binding protein has translation MQAVDYTTLVALVTELQRDWVPARLEQVYQYDKQTLCLALRTLEKREWLWLSWHPQAARMHLGDRPPRDPDTFTFSDQLRHLIKGSALLGIELIQPWERVVDFQFGRRPGEVPQWHLYVEIMGKHSNVILANADQQIVTTAQQISGDRSTVRPVQTGQPYEFPPALTKTAPSPTESFERWQERIALLPKSLKKQILENYRGVSPILLEGMIGAAQLTPEQTTDTLTANDWENLFQQWQRWLACLEQRQFCLTLQDNQYQMVTWQPDESCLPLQPTLNHYYQSRLNQQQFQQLHHQLSQKVSLLLGKLQQKAQLFRTRLTESTEADQYRQYGDLLMAYLHEWQPGLTKIALTDFASGDRVKIPLQPDKNAVQNAQAFYKQHQKLKRANHIVQPLLKEVETEIHYLEHIEASLGQIANYENATDLEALQEIQAELIHGGYLKTNREPTAKQAVSKPHIYSTPGGSELWIGRNNQQNDHLTFRVANDYDLWFHSQEIPGSHVLLRLEPGAVPDEAELQWAADFAAYYSRASQSDQVPIVYTKPKHVYKPKGAKPGMCIYKQETILWGQPQRAKAAIAKLTQSTDQSEKK, from the coding sequence ATTCAGGCAGTAGACTACACAACCTTGGTGGCCCTGGTCACGGAATTACAGCGGGACTGGGTGCCGGCGCGCCTCGAACAAGTTTATCAATACGACAAACAAACCCTCTGTTTAGCCCTGCGTACCCTCGAAAAACGGGAATGGCTCTGGTTATCTTGGCACCCCCAGGCCGCCAGAATGCATTTAGGCGATCGCCCCCCCAGGGATCCCGATACCTTTACCTTTAGCGACCAACTGCGCCACTTGATTAAAGGTTCGGCCTTGCTGGGAATTGAACTGATCCAACCCTGGGAACGGGTGGTGGATTTTCAGTTTGGCCGCCGCCCTGGAGAAGTCCCCCAATGGCATTTGTATGTCGAAATTATGGGGAAACATAGCAACGTAATCCTCGCCAATGCTGACCAGCAAATTGTTACTACGGCCCAACAAATTAGTGGCGATCGCTCCACCGTCCGCCCCGTCCAAACCGGCCAACCCTACGAATTTCCACCGGCCCTGACGAAAACAGCGCCCAGCCCTACAGAATCCTTTGAACGCTGGCAAGAAAGAATCGCCCTATTACCCAAATCCCTGAAAAAACAAATCCTCGAAAATTACCGGGGCGTGAGTCCTATTCTTCTAGAAGGGATGATTGGCGCGGCCCAGTTAACCCCTGAGCAAACGACGGATACCCTCACCGCTAACGATTGGGAAAATCTTTTTCAGCAGTGGCAACGGTGGCTTGCTTGCCTAGAACAGCGACAGTTTTGCCTGACGCTCCAGGACAACCAATATCAAATGGTAACCTGGCAGCCGGATGAATCTTGTTTGCCCCTACAGCCAACTCTCAATCACTATTATCAAAGCCGCCTTAATCAACAACAATTCCAACAACTGCACCACCAACTCAGCCAGAAAGTTAGTCTCCTGTTGGGAAAATTGCAGCAAAAGGCCCAACTTTTCCGAACGCGCCTCACAGAATCCACCGAAGCGGATCAATACCGTCAATACGGCGATTTACTCATGGCCTATTTGCACGAGTGGCAACCGGGTTTAACCAAAATTGCCCTAACGGATTTTGCCTCAGGCGATCGCGTTAAAATTCCCCTCCAACCGGATAAAAATGCTGTCCAAAATGCCCAGGCTTTTTATAAGCAACACCAAAAACTAAAGCGAGCAAATCACATTGTGCAACCACTTTTAAAGGAAGTAGAAACAGAAATTCATTACCTCGAACACATTGAAGCCAGTTTGGGACAAATTGCTAATTACGAAAACGCCACTGACTTGGAAGCTTTACAGGAAATTCAGGCAGAATTGATCCACGGGGGTTACCTCAAAACAAACCGAGAACCCACTGCTAAACAAGCGGTTTCTAAACCCCACATTTACAGCACCCCAGGAGGATCAGAACTCTGGATCGGGCGCAATAACCAACAAAATGATCATCTAACGTTTCGGGTGGCCAATGATTATGATCTTTGGTTCCATAGCCAAGAAATCCCCGGTAGCCATGTTTTATTACGACTAGAACCCGGTGCAGTTCCCGATGAGGCGGAATTGCAGTGGGCGGCGGATTTTGCAGCCTATTACAGCCGCGCCAGCCAAAGCGATCAGGTGCCCATTGTTTATACAAAACCCAAGCACGTTTATAAACCCAAGGGGGCCAAACCAGGAATGTGCATCTATAAACAAGAAACGATTCTCTGGGGTCAACCCCAACGGGCCAAGGCGGCGATCGCCAAATTAACCCAATCCACAGATCAGTCCGAGAAAAAGTAG